The proteins below come from a single Acidobacteriota bacterium genomic window:
- a CDS encoding alkaline phosphatase family protein yields the protein MPYLRLLTNALVAGVLGAAMLAHLVLLLNPQLSPRPGVLFSLGWRLLVTAAPLIAGAFFVASLARYLSTRRGPGWLSLRILAWTTTLVVALGALLAWLNLSAFESSLSPAAARRAFVVTVTLACASGVLLVIALVHYGFGRRGSRVGGTVLGIAVVAAVVLPLVARGPAEWSLAGSGMVRTVGPSLRETPLGRVRIVAIDGASLDYVSPAAAQGRLPNIGRMIDGGASLALSSIEPRQPQPVWSSVATGRYPPATGVRGDHRFRGGWAAFDLLPRYVFADVLVLAGVLDVEPIVAADLRGAPLWRVLEASGIPAVTAAWPLSDGSGARIGRVIATPARAPGATPIDTDTGVRAQFEDALGIVDARVASVRYAALAALAPEARRRQSSAGRRALDETYDFIDREVGRMLSRLAPDDLLLVVSGYRVESPSPFERLRDRIVDDAGLAAEASRSDGFMLAYGRHVAPGRKSVGAIVDVLPTVLYYLGLPVGRDMDGYARTDLFVPALTTERPVTFIRSYQ from the coding sequence ATGCCGTACCTGCGACTCCTGACCAACGCCCTGGTGGCCGGCGTGCTTGGCGCGGCGATGCTGGCGCACCTGGTGCTGTTGCTCAATCCGCAACTGTCGCCGCGCCCGGGCGTGCTGTTCTCGCTCGGCTGGCGCCTGCTGGTCACGGCGGCTCCGCTCATCGCCGGCGCGTTCTTCGTGGCGAGTCTCGCACGGTACCTCTCGACGCGCCGCGGGCCGGGGTGGCTCAGCCTCCGCATCCTTGCCTGGACCACCACGCTGGTCGTGGCGCTCGGCGCGCTGCTGGCGTGGCTCAATCTCTCGGCGTTCGAGTCGTCGCTCTCGCCCGCCGCCGCGCGCCGCGCGTTCGTCGTGACCGTCACGCTCGCCTGCGCCAGTGGCGTGCTGTTGGTGATCGCGCTGGTCCACTACGGATTCGGCAGGCGTGGCAGTCGTGTCGGCGGCACGGTCCTCGGCATCGCCGTTGTCGCAGCGGTGGTGCTGCCGCTCGTGGCCCGCGGACCGGCGGAGTGGAGCCTGGCCGGAAGCGGCATGGTGCGCACCGTGGGTCCCTCGCTGCGGGAGACGCCGCTCGGCCGCGTGCGGATCGTCGCGATCGACGGCGCGTCGCTGGACTACGTGTCGCCGGCCGCGGCGCAGGGGCGCCTGCCCAACATCGGACGGATGATCGACGGGGGGGCGTCCCTGGCCCTCTCGTCGATCGAGCCGAGACAGCCGCAGCCCGTCTGGTCGTCGGTGGCCACGGGACGCTATCCGCCGGCGACCGGCGTGCGTGGTGACCATCGCTTTCGCGGCGGCTGGGCCGCGTTCGACCTGCTGCCGCGCTACGTGTTCGCCGACGTCCTGGTCCTCGCGGGCGTCCTCGATGTGGAGCCCATCGTTGCCGCCGACCTGCGCGGCGCACCGCTGTGGCGCGTGCTCGAAGCGTCAGGGATCCCGGCCGTCACGGCGGCATGGCCCCTCAGTGACGGGAGCGGCGCGCGCATCGGGCGTGTCATCGCGACGCCAGCGCGTGCGCCTGGTGCGACGCCGATCGACACCGACACCGGCGTCCGCGCGCAATTCGAAGACGCGCTCGGGATTGTCGACGCGCGTGTGGCATCCGTGCGGTATGCCGCGCTGGCGGCGCTTGCGCCCGAGGCGCGGCGCCGACAGTCGTCGGCCGGTCGTCGCGCACTCGACGAGACGTACGACTTCATCGACAGGGAGGTCGGCCGCATGCTGAGTCGTCTCGCGCCCGACGATCTGCTGCTCGTGGTCTCCGGATATCGCGTCGAGTCGCCGAGCCCCTTCGAACGTCTCCGCGACCGCATCGTCGACGATGCGGGACTGGCGGCGGAGGCGAGCCGCTCGGACGGTTTCATGCTCGCGTACGGCCGGCACGTCGCGCCCGGCCGCAAGTCCGTCGGCGCCATCGTCGACGTACTCCCGACGGTGTTGTACTACCTCGGCCTGCCCGTCGGCCGCGACATGGACGGCTACGCGCGCACCGACCTCTTCGTCCCCGCGCTCACCACCGAGCGCCCCGTCACGTTCATCAGGAGCTATCAGTAG
- the pyrR gene encoding bifunctional pyr operon transcriptional regulator/uracil phosphoribosyltransferase PyrR has translation MPQVMDGARIERTLARIAHEILERNRDLSDVALVGIRTRGVVIAERVAAVLEQVGGVTMPVGSLDITLYRDDYMRHPVGPQPVVRSTDIRFSVEGRRILLVDDVLYTGRTIRAALDAIIDYGRPRSIQLIVLVDRGHRELPIKADYVGKNLPTSPTQSVQVRLTEIDGVDEVELEEGA, from the coding sequence ATGCCCCAGGTGATGGATGGCGCGCGGATCGAGCGCACGCTCGCGCGCATCGCGCACGAGATCCTCGAGCGCAACCGCGATCTCTCCGACGTCGCGCTCGTCGGCATCCGCACGCGCGGCGTCGTGATCGCGGAACGCGTCGCCGCGGTGCTCGAACAGGTCGGCGGCGTGACGATGCCGGTGGGATCGCTCGACATCACGCTCTATCGCGACGACTACATGCGGCACCCTGTCGGTCCGCAGCCTGTCGTGCGCAGCACCGACATCCGCTTCTCGGTGGAAGGTCGCCGCATCCTGCTCGTGGACGACGTGCTGTATACGGGACGCACGATCCGCGCGGCGCTCGACGCGATCATCGATTACGGACGTCCGCGCAGCATTCAGCTCATCGTGCTCGTCGACCGCGGTCATCGCGAGTTGCCCATCAAGGCCGACTACGTCGGCAAGAACCTGCCGACGTCGCCCACGCAGAGCGTGCAGGTACGCCTCACCGAGATCGATGGTGTCGACGAAGTCGAACTCGAGGAGGGCGCATGA
- a CDS encoding aspartate carbamoyltransferase catalytic subunit, with protein sequence MSGADAVTALRGRHLLGISDLEPGEISLILDTADAMREVGERAIKKVPALRGRTIVNLFFEPSTRTRTSFEIAEKRLSADTLNLAVSTSSVVKGETLLDTVSNIEAMQPDMLVVRHASSGACHQLARHCRARIVNAGDGLHEHPTQALLDAYTIRQHKGRLDGLTVAIVGDLLHSRVLRSNLILLRKMGATVRVAAPRPLVPMGIEALGAISCRTIEEAIDGADVVMMLRIQLERMQNNFFPSLREYFTLFGLTADRLALARPDAIVMHPGPMNRGVEIASDVADGNQAVILEQVANGVAVRMAVLYLLGGGSEE encoded by the coding sequence ATGAGCGGCGCTGATGCGGTCACTGCGTTGCGCGGACGTCATCTGCTCGGCATCAGCGACCTCGAACCCGGCGAGATCTCCCTCATCCTCGACACCGCCGACGCGATGCGCGAGGTGGGTGAGCGCGCGATCAAGAAGGTGCCTGCGCTGCGCGGGCGCACCATCGTCAACCTGTTCTTCGAGCCGAGCACGCGCACGCGCACGTCGTTCGAGATCGCGGAGAAGCGCTTGAGCGCGGACACGCTCAATCTCGCGGTGTCGACGTCGAGCGTGGTCAAGGGCGAGACGCTGCTCGACACCGTGAGCAACATCGAGGCGATGCAGCCGGACATGCTGGTGGTGCGCCATGCCTCGTCTGGCGCGTGCCATCAGCTCGCGCGCCATTGCCGTGCGCGCATCGTCAACGCGGGCGACGGGCTGCACGAGCATCCCACGCAGGCGCTGCTCGATGCCTACACGATCCGGCAGCACAAGGGGCGGCTCGACGGCCTCACCGTGGCCATCGTGGGCGACCTGCTGCACAGTCGCGTGCTGCGGTCGAACCTGATCCTGCTGCGCAAGATGGGCGCCACGGTGCGCGTGGCGGCGCCGCGCCCGCTCGTGCCCATGGGGATCGAGGCGCTCGGTGCGATCTCCTGCCGCACGATCGAGGAAGCGATCGACGGCGCCGACGTCGTGATGATGCTGCGCATCCAGTTGGAGCGCATGCAGAACAACTTCTTCCCGTCGCTGCGGGAGTACTTCACGCTGTTCGGCCTCACCGCCGATCGGCTGGCGCTCGCGCGGCCTGACGCGATCGTGATGCACCCGGGCCCGATGAACCGTGGCGTGGAGATCGCCTCCGACGTGGCAGACGGCAACCAGGCCGTCATCCTCGAGCAGGTGGCCAATGGCGTGGCGGTGCGCATGGCGGTGCTCTACCTGCTCGGCGGAGGCAGCGAGGAATGA
- a CDS encoding dihydroorotase, with the protein MTCVLKNGRVVDPVNGRDGRFDVEIRDGVIVRVAPDLPIPDGALVLDVPAGCIVTPGLIDMHVHLREPGQEHKETIASGAAAAVAGGFTAVACMPNTSPVNDSAAVTRYIRDKADAAGLARVYPIGAASVGQKGEQLAEIGELKAAGCVAVSDDGHPIRTALLMRRVLEYAGMLDVLVIDHCEDPTLKGDGVVHEGAVASELGLRGIPGEAEELWVERDITLAGLAKVPFHVAHLSTAGSLRAVRAGKARGIAVTCEVAPHHFVLTDEALRDYDTNTKMNPPLRPPSDVAALVEGLADGTVDVIATDHAPHHADEKALSYDHAPFGITGLETAVSLTFDRLVHAGHIGLARMVELLSVNPARILKVTGGSLTEGAPADISVLAPDLPVTIRASAQKSASRNMPFEGWTLRGGVAATVVGGRLVYRNTRVEGLDAWPAAPVR; encoded by the coding sequence ATGACGTGCGTCCTGAAGAACGGCCGCGTGGTGGATCCGGTCAACGGCCGCGACGGACGGTTCGACGTCGAGATACGCGACGGCGTCATCGTGCGCGTGGCTCCGGACCTTCCGATTCCTGACGGTGCCCTCGTGCTCGACGTGCCCGCCGGCTGCATCGTCACGCCGGGGCTGATCGACATGCACGTGCACCTGCGCGAGCCGGGGCAGGAGCACAAGGAGACGATCGCGTCTGGCGCGGCGGCGGCTGTCGCCGGTGGCTTCACCGCCGTGGCGTGCATGCCCAACACGTCGCCCGTCAACGACAGCGCGGCCGTCACGCGCTACATCCGCGACAAGGCCGACGCGGCGGGTCTCGCGCGTGTCTATCCGATCGGCGCGGCATCTGTCGGGCAGAAGGGCGAGCAGTTGGCCGAGATCGGCGAGCTGAAGGCCGCCGGTTGCGTGGCCGTGTCCGACGATGGGCATCCCATCCGGACGGCGCTGCTGATGCGTCGCGTGCTGGAGTACGCGGGCATGCTCGACGTCCTGGTGATTGATCACTGCGAGGATCCGACGCTCAAGGGCGATGGTGTCGTCCACGAAGGTGCCGTCGCGTCCGAGCTCGGATTGCGCGGCATTCCCGGTGAGGCCGAGGAGCTCTGGGTCGAGCGCGACATCACGCTGGCCGGCCTCGCGAAGGTGCCGTTCCACGTGGCGCACCTGAGCACCGCCGGCTCGCTGCGTGCGGTGCGGGCAGGCAAGGCGCGCGGGATTGCCGTCACGTGCGAGGTGGCACCGCATCACTTCGTGCTCACCGACGAGGCGCTGCGCGACTACGACACGAACACGAAGATGAACCCGCCGCTGCGCCCGCCGTCCGACGTCGCCGCGCTGGTGGAGGGGCTGGCCGACGGCACCGTCGACGTCATCGCCACCGATCACGCGCCGCATCACGCCGACGAGAAGGCGCTCTCGTACGACCACGCGCCGTTCGGGATCACGGGTCTCGAGACCGCTGTGTCGCTGACCTTCGATCGTCTCGTCCACGCGGGGCATATCGGTCTGGCCCGCATGGTCGAACTGCTGTCGGTGAACCCGGCGCGCATCCTGAAGGTGACGGGTGGATCGCTCACCGAAGGTGCCCCTGCGGACATCAGCGTCCTTGCGCCGGACCTGCCAGTGACGATTCGTGCGTCCGCGCAGAAATCGGCGTCCAGGAACATGCCGTTCGAGGGCTGGACGCTCCGCGGTGGCGTGGCTGCCACGGTGGTGGGCGGCCGTCTCGTCTATCGCAACACGCGCGTCGAGGGGCTCGACGCCTGGCCGGCGGCACCAGTCCGGTGA
- a CDS encoding TIGR02757 family protein, whose product MAAPARRVSSRSLSTAALARLRVELDRLHDGYNVPDSAADPVQFVRRYDDPRDREIVAALASGLAFGRLASVLASIERVLALIGSHPAAYLSSMDVRDARASLAPVVHRWTRGDDIVALLVVLRDLVDRFGSLEGAFLAGDDSSSEDVASGLEAFCAAACAVDVREAYGGARKDRLGVHYFFPRPSLGSACKRLNLFVRWMVRQDAVDPGGWSGVSRARLVIPLDTHTIRVGRCLRLTHYTSPGWRMAADITATLRRIDPVDPVRYDFSLCHMSMMGACGWGRPVANSQCPLRGFCRPAR is encoded by the coding sequence ATGGCCGCGCCCGCGCGCCGCGTCTCATCGCGATCGCTGTCCACGGCAGCGCTCGCGCGCCTGCGCGTCGAGCTCGATCGCCTGCACGACGGCTACAACGTGCCCGACTCGGCTGCCGATCCCGTGCAGTTCGTGCGGCGGTACGACGATCCGCGCGACAGGGAGATCGTCGCCGCGCTCGCATCTGGGCTCGCGTTCGGCAGGCTGGCGAGCGTGCTCGCGAGCATCGAGCGCGTGCTCGCCCTGATCGGTTCGCATCCTGCGGCGTACCTGTCGTCGATGGACGTGCGCGACGCGCGCGCGTCGCTCGCGCCCGTCGTCCACAGGTGGACGCGCGGCGACGACATCGTGGCGCTGCTCGTCGTGCTGCGCGATCTCGTCGACAGGTTCGGATCGCTCGAAGGCGCGTTTCTCGCGGGCGACGATTCGTCGAGTGAGGACGTCGCGTCAGGTCTCGAAGCGTTCTGTGCGGCGGCGTGCGCCGTCGACGTGCGTGAGGCGTATGGTGGTGCGCGCAAGGACAGGCTCGGCGTGCACTACTTCTTCCCGCGACCGTCGCTCGGCAGCGCGTGCAAGCGCCTGAACCTGTTCGTGCGCTGGATGGTGCGACAGGACGCCGTGGATCCCGGTGGATGGTCCGGGGTGTCGCGCGCCCGCCTCGTGATCCCGCTCGACACGCACACCATCCGTGTAGGCCGCTGCCTGCGCCTCACGCACTACACGAGCCCCGGCTGGCGCATGGCCGCCGACATCACCGCGACGCTCCGCCGCATCGATCCCGTCGACCCGGTGCGCTACGACTTCTCGCTGTGCCACATGAGCATGATGGGCGCCTGCGGCTGGGGCCGCCCCGTCGCCAACAGCCAGTGTCCGCTGCGCGGTTTCTGTCGCCCCGCCCGCTGA